The window atccttgtctcatcgcgcactagcgactcctgtggctgaCCAGGTCCGTgcgcactgcgatgcagtgccttagaccactgcgccacccagagGTCATTTAAAAATTATTGCTTTTGATAAAAACACtttatctgtattcccaatgaaagaGTTAGAAAATTGGTTAGAGGATGTAGGTTTCTGAACGATGCatcatgctgccttgttgacaacatgaccgaGTGGTGCAGATTACTGTTCCATTTGAGAAGGGTGCTCCTCCCTCATTGCATAGCCCGGTGCACTGGGTTCAGCTGAATCAAACTCCCTCTCAGTGGTAACATTGTGGGAGGCAACCCATCTGTCTAGAAAGAGATTACTCAATGTCtatagcagtggttcccaacctgggGTATAAGGACCCctaggggtacttggcctatcaacAGGAGGCAAAGAAAAGCTAGTTTGGCTGTAGAAAAGCTCTGTTTATTATTGATCATTTGTTCATGTTACTTGAGCAGTTCTTACAAAAACTACATTATTTACACAATCAAACCATATAACTATTCGTGATTTAGGCACAAAATATGAGGAAAGCTCAGTCCAAAAGAATAATTCATGTTTTGATTAGATCAAATATACAATGGCTACAAAAATAACCCCTTATGAATATAAAAATATGACATGGATATGAAAATATGAGTTGATCAATAGCTTGAATCAATTAAAAACTGACTAGTGTATTTTGTTTTTGACAAGAGGTGCATCTCTGAAACAGTTAGAAACTTCTTACAATCTCACAGATGAAACAAGCTGAAAGAGAGAAATCTTTTGCATcaaccaaacacacagaaatatgcaCATCTCACAGAAAGACATCTGCATCATGTGGAAGTTCATGGGATCAATGTTCTTTGGGGTAAAAGTAAAATAAAGCATTCCATTGTGATTCACGCACAACACCCACTCAACTTTAAAAAGCCTTTAGAGTTAAAGACATCCAACACATAGGCCTACATATCGTCTGCAAGAATCCAACACATAGGTCTACATATCGTCTGCAAGAATGAACCTACCAGTACATGGAGTGTAGGAATGGAGTGTGTGAGTGAATCAGATGGGTTTGAATACTGATGAACCTAACTCCTCTGAGCCCATACAGTCTTCTGTACCTCTATCAATGGATGTTTAATACAGTGTAGGTATACTTTGGGAAGTTTTAGAGGtatacagactgcagatagaaACCACTGGTTGACCTAGAGGTCAGGGATCCACTATTCTATAACTCTGTACTGGTGAgttttactgtctgtctggatacaaAACTATTCCGTCTTCCTATTTAGATAGTGTTCTTTCTTGGGTGGATATCTGACATTTAACACATTAACAACCAGGTCTCCACAACGGCCAGAATTTAAACTCTtgtactctctctctgcagcattATGTGGATAAAGTACATTCATATTTCAAAGAGGCTGTAATACTAAAGTGACATTCTCTTAAAAGATAAAAAGCTTCACAATGTTATAATCTATTAAACCTACTCTTAATTCACAGTTTTCACTCCATTTTTATAAAATAACATCAGTTTATCAACCCAACAAATTATATCAATATCAATCTCAGCCCATTACAACacaaatatttttgttgttgaataaaACCAATACAAACTATGTCCCACTCCATTACACTATGAGCTGTATGTAGCAACAGCACCTTAACAAACCCTAAATAACCTCAGCAGCATCCTCGGACTGTGACACCATGCTCTTTCCTTCTCCATCATGGCCAGTAAAGAGAATGACAGGTAAGTCTAGTGAAGCTGGGGGCTAGAGCTATGTGATGACAGGTGTGCGAGGTGGCGTTTAACGGTGCACTTCAGAAACTCAACAGAGACACCCACCACTCCTTTAAAACGCTGGTGATCCATGTCCAATTAAGCCTCTGGTGCCTGGTGAAAGTTCAGGGGAGGCTGGTACCATTCCCAAGGACCAGTTCTCATATCTCACTAGAGCAGCCTAAAACAGCAGAGCCCCTCTGTGCCATGTGCAGCCAAAGCCCATGCTTCTTATAACACTTTgtaatgtaatgcttttatttagGTAATTCCATTGATCATATAACGTAGAGAGCTCTTTTGGTGGAGGTGCCTCTTAGGTGGGACGTGAGGAGATTGTGGACACTCCAAGGGCATTAGGTGTGGGTTCGAGGTGAGACTGTCCAGGTGGGAGTttacagtccagtatagtctcAGGGAGCAGGGTCTGGTTGGCTCTGCATGCGTCTCTCTGCAGCTGCTGCCATGGTCCTGCGTCTCAGCATGGTCATGTCTGAGACAGGGGCGTCTTCCTCCAGAGTGGGCAGGTCCTCCTCGTCCTCTGGGCTCTTTCTCAAGTATCTCCTGTGGGGAAATGAATTGAGGTCAATGTGGGCTGTGTTCAGCAGACACGAAACAGAAGGAAATGCTCAGAAACAGAGAGTGGCAGGGAGAAACTGTCTGAACCAGTCCAATAAGAAACTTTCAATTTGCTAAACTTTTGCTATGGTGTGTCCTTATAAACATGACAGTGATCTCAGTCATTTAGTTACAATATATCTATTCTGCTACTGTAGATACTCAGTAAAAGAGCCAGTGACTGAACCCTGACCTAACAGACAAGAAACCACCACCAAGACAGCAACAGGTGTTTGCTCTTATCTAAGaagactcttattttgaaaagaTTGTCAGCTGAGGCCTGTTCAGGATGTCGGGTCAGGTTGCAAAACATTCAGACAGAAATTGATTGCGTAATAAGATATGATTGTCTGCCAAGTTGAACAGGGTAGGCTATATTTCTATCTGCAAAGCTGGTAAGGTTTCCCCTCACTAAATACACCCGTTTCGTTTGACAGACTGGTCTAGTACTGCCGGTGGTGACAGTACAGTACCTGCGTGCCTGTTGCAGCAGCTCATCCTTCCTCTGCAGCAgcatcttctgtctctcctctgcagaCTTGGAGAAGCGGCTCCCTCTGACCTCCAGGTTGTTCAGCTCGCTGGGAGCAGTCTCCACCCCCCCACTGGCTCCTGCCCCCTCTGGGCCTGGGTTCACCTGTACGGGGGAACGCTCAGCCGCCTGGAGGGGGAGAGGCAAGACATCTTTAATCAACACCAGTTAACACCACAGTATACACCTTTAAACACATTTGACTAGATCCTGAACTCATTCCCTCTCTTTTTCTACCTAATCCTCAGAAAGAGGTACAATCACACACAAGGGGAAAGTGTAGGCCTTCTGGGGTCTATATGTGGACCACCATGGTCAAAATACCCAATGCACTGAACTGGAGGACCTACCAGAGCAGGGAAGGGCACCACGATGCGTCCCTCCAGGATGTTGTCGGTGGTGACCTCCACAGAGCGGGTCAACTGCAGGTCCTGCAGCACCAAGTGGTAGGGCACCTGAGGAAACATCTCCTGGATCTGATGGGCCTGTGGGGAGTAGAACACTATGTTACCCAGCAGCCAACTCCATTCTAGTCAAGTCATATTGCTGCAATGAATACATTGAAAACAAAGCTGTTGATGAAGGGCAAGTGTAAAAACAATCTTCAAAGCTCAGATGATGCTTGCGAGACCTCTTGGAAGGATTAAACCTAGTCCAGGACTAAAAAACATGCTGATGTCCCGGGAGGGGATTAGAGTAAGGCTGTGACTCACCATGGTGTTGAGCTGAGAGTTGTTGGCCTGCTGAGCGATAGCCAGGATGTTAGTGGTGTGCATCACCTCTACTGAGAAACTAGGCAGCCAGCTGGCGATGCGGGAGCCTGGGAGGAGACATCACCACATTAATCACTACCTGAAATGTGCACTATAAGAAATGTCTCTAACAGTGTGATGTCTGTCTATGTGACTATCAACATGTTATATGCCAGAACTCATCATCAACTATACTCAATAGAATAGTCCATTCAGTGAGATCACCTGTGTTGTAAAACAAGTCTGTATGGCCTTACCATCAAAGTGGAAGAAGTGATTGTGTTGGTTGAGGTGTGGTCTGGCATCTGCAGCGGGGCCCCCAGGGCCCAGGTTGTTCTCCAGTGGGAGGCCAGCCCCCTGCTGCTGGCCTCTGGCCGGGCCTCCATCACCACTGATGTTCAGGGACATCCTGCATGTTGGACACGACGTGTCCTGCTCCAGCCACGACCGCAGGCAGGAACTGAGGAATAGCAAACAGGAACGTTAATGTACACAGACACGCAGCaaacacaggtacagacacaacACTCTTAGTGTCAATCAAAACATCACCTACATAATGCCACATTCAATCAAGCGTGAGGAAATAATGACTCCTGGGATTTTAGAGGTGCCaagtgttaagttcatgtttaaagtatccctatatttctgttattacggggctatcactcagtcaagagtaCGCATGCGCAGGAAGTCTGGGGGTTGTTGGACCTAGCCTGGAGTGTAATGGCTACCTtgtgtgtgttcatatagtagagtaaactttgttaaactggaaccttgtcgttgtgtcatttcgagttaacaccAAGGTGGCTGGGTCAGTCTCTTACTTGTGGAAGAGGTGTCCGCAGGGCAGTTTACGTGCTGTCTGCATGGTGTCCCAGCAGATGGCACAGTCATCATTGTTGGCTACCAGTTCCTCGTCTGTGGCCACTGCAAACCTGAGAGGTACAGAGCATAACAAATCTAGATCAACAACTGCACTAGTCTCATGAATAGCTAAATAGCTAACAGCTAGATAGCCCGTCATAAGAAAGCAGAGAGACTAGattcacacacactgctacagcttcATAAACTGAGTCTCAGCTAAGAGTGAAAGAACACCACCCATTGCCTAATAAGTAACAGTAGGGATGTATTAAATACAAGACAGTGAGAGCCATCAGTAGGCTGGTCAGTAGACAGACCTGGCCTCCATGTTGTTGATGACACGGAGGTAGTTCTTGTGGCGTCGGATGCGGCGCTGCACCTCATGGAACAGATACCTCAGCTGCATGAAGATCACCAGACTGGCCATGGACAGCCAGATATTACCAAAGAGctgaggggagacaggggagtcaAACATTAAACACAGCTCTAAGATATTACTAAAGAACTGAGGGGAGACAGGGCAGTCAAACATTAAACACAGCTCTAAGATATTACTAAAGAActgaggggagacaggggagtcaAATGTTAAACACAGCTCTTAGATATTACTAAAGAACTGAGGGGAGACTGGAGTCAAATGTTAAACACAGCTCTAAGATATTACCAAAGAACTGAGGGGAGACGGGAGTCAAACATTAAACACAGCTCTAAGATATTACCAAAGAActgaggggagacaggggagtcaAACATTAAACACAGCTCTAAGATATTACTAAAGAGCTGAGGGGAGACTGGAGTCAAATGTTAAACACAGCTCTAAGATATTACTAAAGAGCTGATGGGAGACCGGAGTCAAACATTAAAACACAGCTCTAAGATATTACTAAAGAGCTGAGGGGAGACCGGAGTCAAACATTAAAACACAGCTCTAAGATATTACCAAAGAACTGAGGGGAGACGGGAGTCAAACATTAAACACAGCTCTAAAATATTACCAAAGAActgaggggagacaggggagtcaAACATTAAAAACAGCTCTTAGATATTACTAAAGAGCTGAGGGGAGACAGGGAAGTCAAACATTAAACACAGCTCTAAGATATTACTAAAGAGCTGAGGGGAGACAGGGCAGTCAAACATTAAACACAGCTCTAGGATATTACTAAAGAGCTGAGGGGAGACTGGAGTCAAATGTTAAACACAGCTCTAAGATATTACCAAAGAGctgaggggagacaggggagtcaAATGTTAAACACAGCTCTAAGATATTAGTAAAGAACTGAGGGGAGACAGGGCAGTCAAACATTAAAACAGCTCTAAGATATTACTAAAGAGctgaggggagacaggggagtcaAACAAACACAGCTCTTAGATATTACTAAAGAGCTGAGGGGAGACCGGAGTCAAATGTTAAAAC is drawn from Salvelinus fontinalis isolate EN_2023a chromosome 4, ASM2944872v1, whole genome shotgun sequence and contains these coding sequences:
- the LOC129854481 gene encoding E3 ubiquitin-protein ligase AMFR-like translates to MPLLFLERFPWPSLQTYTALSVVLLAGSIFSAYTTVTEQGFGVPDMDEPPPPAPLEGDNRGGLGLEHVTSDDVVSADTELATTVMWYLVTDSLFVWVLVNTACCSLMLIAKMIQCMVFGPLRVSEKQHLKDKFWNFIFYKFIFIFGVLNVQMVEEVVMWCLWFSALVFLHLMVQLCKDRFEYLSFSPTTSMNSHVCVLTLLVSLLLGCCGLAVVCGLLGAAHGMHTLSFMAAECLLVTVRTGHVIMRYTIHLWDLNHPGTWESKGSYVYYTDFIMELSMLSLDLMHHIHMLLFGNIWLSMASLVIFMQLRYLFHEVQRRIRRHKNYLRVINNMEARFAVATDEELVANNDDCAICWDTMQTARKLPCGHLFHNSCLRSWLEQDTSCPTCRMSLNISGDGGPARGQQQGAGLPLENNLGPGGPAADARPHLNQHNHFFHFDGSRIASWLPSFSVEVMHTTNILAIAQQANNSQLNTMAHQIQEMFPQVPYHLVLQDLQLTRSVEVTTDNILEGRIVVPFPALAAERSPVQVNPGPEGAGASGGVETAPSELNNLEVRGSRFSKSAEERQKMLLQRKDELLQQARRRYLRKSPEDEEDLPTLEEDAPVSDMTMLRRRTMAAAAERRMQSQPDPAP